One window from the genome of Hippopotamus amphibius kiboko isolate mHipAmp2 chromosome 13, mHipAmp2.hap2, whole genome shotgun sequence encodes:
- the ARL6IP5 gene encoding PRA1 family protein 3: MDVNIAPLRAWDDFFPGSDRFARPDFRDISKWNNRVVSNLLYYQTNYLVVAAMMISVVGFLSPFNMILGGIVVVLVFTGFVWAAHNKDILRRMKKQYPTAFVMVVMLASYFLISMFGGVMVFVFGITFPLLLMFIHASLRLRNLKNKLENKMEGIGLKRTPMGIVLDALEQQEETISKFTDFISKGKE, from the exons ATGGACGTGAATATCGCTCCGCTCCGCGCCTGGGACGATTTCTTCCCAGGATCTGACCGCTTTGCCCGGCCGGACTTCAGGGACATTTCCAAATGGAACAACCGCGTGGTGAGCAACCTGCTCTATTATCAGACCAACTACCTGGTGGTGGCTGCCATGATGATTTCCGTTGTGGG GTTCCTGAGCCCCTTCAACATGATCCTTGGAGGCATCGTGGTGGTGCTGGTGTTCACAGGCTTTGTGTGGGCAGCCCACAATAAAGACATCCTCCGCCGGATGAAGAAGCAGTACCCCACGGCGTTTGTCATGGTGGTCATGCTAGCCAGCTACTTCCTCATATCGATGTTCGGGGGAGTCATGGTCTTTGTGTTTGGCATcacttttcctttgctgt TGATGTTTATCCACGCATCGCTGAGACTCCGGAACCTCAAgaacaaactggagaataaaatGGAGGGAATCGGTTTGAAGAGGACGCCCATGGGCATTGTGCTGGATGCCCTAGAACAGCAGGAAGAAACCATCAGCAAGTTCACTGACTTCATCAGTAAAGGGAAGGAGTAA